In Idiomarina sp. PL1-037, a single genomic region encodes these proteins:
- the purD gene encoding phosphoribosylamine--glycine ligase has translation MKVLVVGGGGREHALAWKAAQSNQVDCVYVAPGNAGTEREPNLTNVAIGAEDIDGLLNFAKKEGIELTIVGPEAPLVAGIVDRFNEAGLAAFGPTAKAAQLEGSKAFSKDFLQRHNIPTADYQNFTEVEPAKAYVAEKGLPIVIKADGLAAGKGVIIAESQEQADAAIDDMLAGNRFGDAGHRVVIEEFLRGEEASFIVMVDGKHAIPFASSQDHKARDNGDNGPNTGGMGAYSPAPVVSPAIHDWVMRHVIKPTVDGMAAEGAPYKGFLYAGLMIAEDGTSKVLEYNCRFGDPETQPIMMRLKSDLVELCQQAIDGKLNQAPIDFDERAAVGVVMAAGGYPESYAKGDVIHGLPDHAPENQKVFHAGTKMDNGEVVTSGGRVLCCTALGDTVTEAQKLAYQLVDQVSWNNVYYRTDIAHRAIKREG, from the coding sequence ATGAAAGTATTGGTCGTTGGCGGCGGAGGCCGTGAACACGCTCTGGCGTGGAAAGCAGCACAATCAAACCAAGTTGACTGTGTTTATGTTGCACCCGGTAATGCAGGTACAGAGCGTGAGCCAAACCTGACAAATGTTGCCATTGGTGCCGAAGATATCGACGGTCTTCTTAACTTTGCCAAAAAGGAAGGTATAGAGCTGACTATCGTCGGGCCGGAAGCGCCATTAGTTGCCGGTATTGTGGACCGCTTTAACGAAGCCGGACTCGCGGCCTTTGGCCCAACGGCAAAGGCCGCGCAGTTAGAGGGCTCTAAAGCCTTCAGTAAGGACTTTTTACAGCGTCACAACATACCCACCGCCGACTACCAAAACTTTACCGAGGTTGAGCCCGCTAAAGCTTATGTCGCTGAAAAAGGTCTTCCTATTGTCATTAAGGCCGACGGACTGGCCGCTGGCAAAGGCGTTATTATTGCCGAAAGTCAGGAACAGGCTGATGCCGCTATTGACGACATGCTGGCCGGTAACCGTTTCGGCGATGCCGGTCACCGCGTGGTTATCGAAGAATTTTTACGTGGCGAAGAAGCGTCTTTCATTGTTATGGTTGACGGTAAACATGCCATACCTTTTGCCTCAAGCCAGGACCATAAGGCTCGCGACAACGGTGACAACGGTCCAAATACTGGTGGTATGGGCGCTTACTCGCCGGCTCCAGTGGTTTCTCCTGCCATCCACGACTGGGTTATGCGTCATGTTATTAAGCCCACAGTAGACGGAATGGCTGCAGAAGGTGCGCCTTATAAAGGCTTTCTGTACGCAGGCTTAATGATAGCCGAAGACGGCACCTCCAAAGTACTGGAGTACAACTGTCGCTTTGGTGACCCGGAAACTCAGCCCATTATGATGCGTCTGAAGTCTGACCTGGTAGAACTTTGCCAGCAGGCAATTGATGGTAAGCTCAACCAAGCGCCTATCGACTTCGACGAGCGCGCCGCAGTTGGCGTGGTTATGGCCGCGGGTGGATACCCTGAAAGCTATGCAAAAGGTGACGTCATTCACGGCTTGCCGGATCACGCGCCTGAGAACCAGAAAGTATTCCACGCCGGGACTAAAATGGATAATGGTGAAGTGGTTACCAGTGGTGGTCGAGTTTTGTGTTGTACGGCTTTGGGTGACACTGTTACAGAAGCACAAAAACTCGCGTATCAACTGGTTGATCAAGTAAGCTGGAATAACGTCTATTACCGTACCGATATTGCTCACCGCGCTATAAAACGCGAGGGCTAA
- a CDS encoding Nramp family divalent metal transporter → MKLSQFGPGALVAAAFIGPGTVVTASLAGADYGYALLWALVFSVFACLILQEMSARIGLVTQAGLGENIRNNLTSGWLRCLALLLIFSAIAIGNSVYQGGNLSGASLGAYELLGPVPLVDKWLSNAWAVVIGVVAFLVLWSGNARVIEKSLIAMVLLMSVAFLGTFFLTDADWADVFNGIFVPSMPSGATLTVVALIGTTVVPYNIFLHASSISKKWQSTSDLPAVRRDLFVSIPLGGLISMAIVATAASAFFGHQITISSAADLAVSLEPLFGDAATYLMAIGLFAAGISSATTAPLASAYALNGIMGWSVNLKSRAFRAVWLTILVLGVAISSLGIEPVTVIWFAQVANGVLLPVIVGFLWWLSCGNLLGQNRNSWWQNLLAAMVFIISVALSARSLGSAFGAF, encoded by the coding sequence ATGAAGCTCTCTCAGTTTGGTCCTGGCGCACTGGTCGCTGCGGCTTTTATTGGTCCGGGTACCGTTGTTACGGCATCGTTGGCTGGTGCTGATTATGGCTATGCCTTGTTATGGGCATTAGTTTTCTCTGTTTTCGCTTGTCTTATCTTGCAAGAAATGTCCGCTCGTATTGGTTTAGTAACGCAGGCCGGATTGGGCGAAAATATCCGAAATAACCTGACCTCTGGCTGGCTGCGGTGCTTAGCTCTTTTGCTTATTTTCAGTGCGATAGCCATTGGCAATAGCGTTTACCAAGGCGGAAACTTGTCCGGAGCGAGTTTAGGGGCTTACGAACTACTGGGGCCTGTGCCATTAGTTGATAAATGGTTAAGCAATGCTTGGGCGGTGGTTATTGGTGTTGTGGCTTTCCTTGTGCTTTGGTCAGGCAATGCTCGAGTTATTGAAAAGTCGCTAATCGCCATGGTGCTCCTCATGAGTGTCGCATTTTTAGGTACGTTCTTTTTGACTGATGCTGACTGGGCTGACGTATTTAACGGTATTTTCGTGCCCAGTATGCCTTCGGGCGCGACGCTTACCGTGGTTGCGCTCATTGGCACAACAGTTGTGCCTTATAATATCTTTCTTCATGCCTCCAGTATTTCTAAAAAGTGGCAGTCAACCAGTGATTTGCCGGCTGTTCGCCGAGATCTATTTGTGTCAATTCCGTTGGGTGGCTTAATATCAATGGCAATTGTGGCGACTGCCGCATCGGCATTTTTTGGCCATCAAATTACAATCTCCAGTGCTGCCGACTTAGCCGTCTCTTTAGAGCCCCTGTTTGGTGATGCCGCAACTTATTTAATGGCAATTGGTCTGTTTGCTGCAGGGATCTCCTCAGCAACAACGGCTCCTTTAGCAAGTGCCTACGCACTAAATGGTATTATGGGGTGGTCAGTGAATTTGAAGAGCCGCGCCTTTAGAGCTGTATGGTTGACTATTTTGGTGTTGGGCGTAGCTATTTCCAGTCTTGGTATAGAGCCTGTCACCGTTATTTGGTTTGCGCAGGTAGCTAATGGGGTTTTGCTGCCTGTTATTGTGGGCTTTTTATGGTGGTTGAGCTGCGGAAATTTGTTGGGTCAGAATCGCAATTCTTGGTGGCAAAACTTGTTAGCTGCAATGGTCTTCATTATTTCAGTTGCATTGAGTGCTAGAAGTTTAGGCTCAGCGTTTGGAGCTTTTTAG
- a CDS encoding bifunctional diguanylate cyclase/phosphodiesterase has product MSGSELTKELLSLIQKKQLYPLFQPVIDTSRGIVIGHEALIRGPKGHPLEFPDRLFSLASQVQLLSELELACRSAAMEAFQKNAMQGKLFLNVNPNVLQDDSHPHGSTLRLSQQFGIAPEQIVIEISERYPIEDTENLKHAIIHYQKLGFMIAIDDLGAGYSGLKLWSELRPDYVKIDRYFIHSIETSSVKREFVQSILSLATSLRTKVIVEGIETPDELEQLQAMGINYCQGFLLGRPAPYPVLEVPSSLLLPHHHVALNYQSTIASVVDTIHCVSARTRSSEVLDTFTQDKTLSSLPVIHEKKVAGIIRREKIMEFFSGSYGHALYANKPVSYIMDEHPLSVDWQTSLEDVSQLITDNDEVDIYQHIIVTKNDVYYGVASIKNLLRRITELKVNNARHANPLTQLPGNVAINQIIEEQLSRARPFHVAYFDLNHFKPYNDIYGYEQGDQIIKWLAQILQKQLFRHGHFIGHIGGDDFVAIFKDTDKEQAEQQCNKIIRDFEQDIIRFYHQEHINLGGIKALSRNGTPVFYPLLGLAIGVVQPDPSECLSHHDVALLASEAKKEAKQSDGSRCYMCHRQKPRRLRQISPQQ; this is encoded by the coding sequence ATGTCAGGGTCTGAGTTAACTAAAGAACTCTTAAGTCTTATTCAGAAAAAGCAGCTCTATCCTCTATTCCAGCCCGTTATAGACACTTCCCGCGGAATTGTTATTGGCCACGAAGCTCTTATTCGCGGGCCTAAAGGCCACCCGCTTGAATTCCCGGATCGCCTGTTTTCTCTCGCCAGCCAGGTACAGTTGCTATCTGAACTGGAGCTGGCCTGCCGCTCTGCAGCAATGGAAGCGTTTCAAAAAAACGCGATGCAGGGAAAACTTTTTCTTAACGTAAACCCTAACGTTTTGCAGGACGACAGCCACCCTCATGGCTCAACGCTGCGCTTGTCTCAGCAATTCGGCATAGCGCCGGAGCAAATCGTTATCGAAATTTCAGAGCGCTACCCAATTGAAGATACTGAGAACCTAAAACACGCCATTATTCATTATCAGAAGCTGGGGTTTATGATAGCAATTGATGACTTAGGAGCCGGTTACTCAGGGTTGAAACTCTGGTCAGAATTACGTCCTGATTATGTGAAAATTGATCGATACTTTATTCATTCTATTGAAACGTCCTCTGTAAAAAGGGAATTTGTACAAAGTATCTTATCGCTGGCCACCAGTCTGCGCACAAAAGTGATAGTGGAAGGCATTGAAACCCCAGATGAGCTTGAGCAACTGCAGGCTATGGGAATTAATTATTGTCAGGGATTCCTGCTTGGCAGACCCGCACCTTATCCGGTGCTGGAGGTTCCGTCCTCACTGCTGCTGCCACATCATCATGTTGCATTAAACTACCAAAGTACTATCGCCAGTGTGGTCGACACCATTCATTGCGTATCAGCCCGTACGCGTTCATCTGAGGTACTTGATACCTTTACACAGGACAAAACTTTATCTTCCCTGCCCGTTATTCATGAGAAGAAAGTCGCCGGAATTATTCGCAGAGAAAAAATTATGGAGTTCTTTTCCGGTTCTTACGGGCATGCACTTTATGCTAACAAACCGGTTTCTTACATAATGGACGAACACCCTCTTTCCGTTGACTGGCAAACGTCGCTGGAAGACGTAAGCCAGCTTATTACCGATAACGACGAAGTCGATATCTATCAGCACATTATTGTAACTAAAAACGATGTTTACTACGGTGTGGCATCCATTAAAAACCTACTGCGCAGAATAACCGAATTAAAAGTTAACAATGCACGCCATGCGAACCCCTTGACCCAACTGCCGGGTAACGTGGCCATTAACCAGATTATTGAGGAACAACTTTCCCGCGCGCGCCCATTTCACGTAGCCTATTTCGATCTGAACCATTTTAAGCCCTACAACGACATTTATGGGTACGAACAAGGCGATCAAATTATTAAATGGCTGGCACAGATTCTGCAAAAGCAACTATTCAGACATGGTCATTTCATTGGTCACATTGGCGGGGACGACTTTGTCGCCATTTTCAAAGACACAGATAAAGAACAAGCCGAACAACAGTGTAATAAAATTATCAGGGATTTTGAGCAGGATATCATCCGCTTTTATCATCAGGAGCACATTAATTTAGGCGGAATAAAAGCGCTGTCCCGAAACGGCACGCCGGTTTTCTATCCTTTACTGGGCCTTGCTATAGGAGTTGTCCAGCCCGATCCTTCGGAGTGTTTATCGCATCACGATGTCGCACTGCTGGCCAGTGAAGCAAAAAAAGAAGCGAAACAATCTGACGGTAGCCGTTGCTACATGTGCCACCGCCAGAAACCCAGACGTTTACGCCAAATCAGTCCTCAACAATAA
- the purH gene encoding bifunctional phosphoribosylaminoimidazolecarboxamide formyltransferase/IMP cyclohydrolase → METRPIQRALISVSDKTGIVEFAQALAKKNIEILSTGGTAKLLRDSGIAVIDVSEHTGQEEIMGGRVKTLHPKVHGGILGRRDVDQDVMREQNIAPIDMVVVNLYPFAETVAKEGCSLEDAIENIDIGGPTMVRAAAKNHKDVTIVVNANDYQRVLAELNEHNGVSHSTRFDLAVAAFEHTAQYDGMIANYLGKQLSENDFARTLNLQVSKKQDLRYGENSHQSAAFYTERNAPKGTVSSAAQIQGKALSFNNIADTDAALECVKSFVEPACVIVKHANPCGVAIGESITDAYDRAFKTDPTSAFGGIIAFNRELDEATATAIVERQFVEVIIAPSVSESAKAAVAGKKNVRVLECGEWSDSVEQLDYKRVNGGLLVQDTDNQDFIQDDLKVVTEKQPTEAQMTDLLFCWKVAKFVKSNAIVYAKDGMTIGVGAGQMSRVYSAKIAGIKAADENLSVPGSVMASDAFFPFRDGIDAAAEAGITAIIQPGGSIRDEEIIAAANEHGIAMVFTGMRHFRH, encoded by the coding sequence ATGGAAACCCGTCCAATCCAACGCGCTTTAATCAGTGTTTCTGATAAAACCGGTATTGTTGAATTCGCTCAAGCTTTGGCTAAAAAGAACATTGAAATTCTCTCTACAGGCGGTACAGCCAAACTGCTTCGTGACTCAGGCATTGCCGTTATTGATGTCTCTGAACATACCGGCCAGGAAGAGATTATGGGCGGACGGGTAAAGACACTGCACCCTAAGGTTCATGGTGGTATTTTAGGCCGCCGCGACGTCGACCAGGATGTTATGCGGGAGCAAAATATTGCGCCTATCGATATGGTTGTAGTAAACCTGTACCCCTTCGCTGAAACGGTTGCTAAAGAAGGCTGTTCTCTCGAAGACGCTATTGAGAATATCGATATTGGCGGTCCGACTATGGTTCGTGCGGCTGCTAAAAACCACAAAGACGTGACCATTGTTGTCAATGCCAATGACTACCAGCGCGTACTTGCTGAGCTCAATGAGCACAATGGGGTCAGCCACAGCACTCGCTTTGACTTAGCGGTAGCAGCATTTGAGCATACCGCTCAATATGATGGCATGATTGCCAACTACCTTGGTAAGCAGCTTAGCGAAAACGACTTTGCGCGTACGTTGAACCTGCAGGTATCGAAAAAGCAGGACTTACGCTACGGCGAAAACTCGCATCAGTCGGCGGCATTTTATACTGAGCGCAATGCACCAAAAGGGACCGTTTCCAGCGCGGCTCAAATTCAGGGCAAAGCGTTGTCATTTAACAATATTGCCGACACAGACGCGGCACTTGAGTGCGTAAAGAGCTTTGTTGAACCAGCGTGCGTTATTGTTAAACACGCAAACCCTTGCGGTGTTGCAATAGGTGAATCTATTACCGACGCATATGACCGCGCCTTTAAAACCGACCCAACCTCCGCATTTGGTGGCATTATTGCTTTTAACCGCGAGCTGGATGAAGCAACCGCAACCGCTATTGTTGAGCGTCAGTTTGTGGAAGTTATTATCGCTCCAAGCGTCAGTGAAAGCGCCAAGGCAGCTGTTGCCGGCAAAAAGAACGTTCGCGTACTGGAATGTGGTGAGTGGTCGGACTCTGTTGAACAACTGGACTACAAGCGCGTCAACGGCGGCTTACTGGTACAGGACACCGATAACCAGGATTTCATTCAGGACGACCTGAAAGTCGTCACCGAAAAACAGCCAACCGAAGCCCAAATGACCGACTTATTGTTCTGCTGGAAAGTCGCTAAGTTTGTTAAGTCTAATGCCATTGTTTATGCCAAAGACGGCATGACCATAGGTGTTGGTGCAGGCCAGATGAGCCGGGTTTACAGTGCCAAAATTGCAGGAATTAAAGCCGCGGACGAGAACCTCAGCGTACCGGGTTCGGTCATGGCGTCGGATGCTTTCTTTCCGTTCCGCGATGGCATTGACGCCGCAGCTGAAGCAGGTATAACCGCTATTATTCAGCCAGGCGGTTCTATCCGCGACGAAGAGATCATTGCTGCTGCCAATGAACACGGTATTGCGATGGTCTTTACCGGCATGAGACATTTCCGTCACTAA
- a CDS encoding methyltransferase, translated as MKKIITSVSAIALASVLGACSPAPEADSLQAAVDHESRTDKYQARDEFRHPKETLEFFELEPSMTVVEIWPGGGWYTEILAPYLADEGQLYAAHFPENSDSDYYQRSLENFKEKLTTTPIYGNVELTEFSPGEDTDIAPPRSADRILTFRNLHNWYMQEGEEGVLQAFRHFHQTLKPNGMLGIVDHRLPESADAEAFKDSGYVKESWVIDLAEQAGFEFVASSEINANPKDTADHPKGVWTLPPTLALGDEDKEIYEAIGESDRFTLKFQKPVTD; from the coding sequence ATGAAAAAAATAATAACTTCTGTTTCCGCCATTGCACTAGCAAGCGTCCTTGGCGCCTGTTCGCCGGCTCCTGAAGCCGACTCTTTGCAAGCCGCTGTTGACCATGAATCACGTACTGACAAGTATCAGGCTCGTGACGAATTTCGTCATCCCAAAGAAACTTTAGAGTTCTTTGAATTAGAGCCAAGCATGACGGTCGTCGAAATTTGGCCGGGCGGCGGTTGGTACACTGAAATACTGGCACCTTACCTTGCCGACGAGGGGCAGCTATACGCAGCTCACTTCCCGGAAAATTCAGACAGTGACTATTACCAGCGTTCACTGGAAAACTTTAAAGAAAAACTCACCACGACCCCGATTTACGGGAACGTCGAATTAACCGAATTCTCGCCAGGTGAAGACACCGATATAGCGCCACCCAGAAGTGCGGATCGTATATTAACCTTCCGTAACCTGCATAACTGGTACATGCAGGAAGGTGAAGAAGGCGTGCTGCAAGCTTTCCGTCATTTTCATCAAACATTAAAGCCTAACGGCATGCTGGGTATCGTTGATCACCGCTTGCCCGAGTCAGCAGATGCAGAAGCTTTTAAAGACTCAGGTTATGTGAAAGAAAGCTGGGTTATAGACTTAGCCGAACAAGCCGGTTTTGAGTTTGTCGCCAGCAGTGAAATTAACGCAAACCCGAAAGATACAGCCGATCACCCTAAAGGCGTCTGGACTTTACCGCCAACCCTTGCTCTGGGTGATGAAGACAAAGAAATATATGAAGCCATTGGTGAAAGTGATCGCTTCACTTTAAAATTTCAAAAACCCGTTACAGACTAA
- the maoP gene encoding DUF413 domain-containing protein produces the protein MTKMTRELLLKKPFNDFRNYPYGFSRSGDFSIRESDALTHYGCLITAMLNGEFKPTLKEDIELLAACKGEQAPVSTVEKVWAKYQARIHRPKVASMYGRGKFADDTFSSASDTEDDLIVED, from the coding sequence ATGACCAAGATGACCCGTGAATTACTGTTAAAGAAACCGTTTAACGATTTCCGCAACTACCCTTATGGCTTTTCACGCTCCGGCGACTTTTCAATTCGTGAAAGCGATGCATTGACTCATTATGGTTGTTTGATTACAGCTATGTTGAACGGTGAGTTTAAGCCGACGTTAAAAGAGGACATTGAATTACTGGCTGCGTGCAAAGGTGAGCAAGCTCCGGTAAGTACTGTAGAAAAAGTTTGGGCGAAGTATCAGGCGCGAATTCACCGGCCTAAGGTTGCCAGCATGTATGGTCGGGGGAAATTTGCTGATGATACCTTCAGTTCAGCCTCGGACACGGAAGACGATCTTATTGTTGAGGACTGA
- a CDS encoding DUF4382 domain-containing protein — protein MNKLMLTTLVAATLSLAACGGSNSNDTNDLAQFSLGISDAPVDNAESVVACFNAIELTGNGSSPRTFTVGEDIEVPEENDLCTNEEGQPIANTIGINLLEFTGNESMMFLEDAEIEAGQYGQLRLVMADGSYVMTDTNSDGEAEKVSIQVPSNELKLDGFIADAGGNLNFTVEFDLRNSMTNPVGQSHYILKPRGVRLVDNSAVGHLKGSVAEGALLFNETCTVAPDDESQPVAYVYLYEGSDLEASALADNGGNEENEPYASTAVYFDGVDTYDFAMGFIATGDYTAALTCNDSDNPEADDDIEFFLTENITIEASSEPIELEFVGAASE, from the coding sequence ATGAATAAGTTAATGTTAACAACGCTGGTCGCCGCTACATTAAGTCTGGCTGCATGCGGAGGATCAAATAGTAACGACACTAACGATCTCGCTCAGTTTTCTTTAGGTATCAGTGACGCACCGGTCGACAATGCTGAATCTGTTGTCGCTTGCTTTAATGCCATTGAGCTTACAGGAAATGGCAGCTCTCCGCGGACTTTCACCGTTGGTGAAGATATCGAGGTTCCTGAAGAAAATGATCTTTGTACTAATGAGGAAGGCCAGCCCATAGCTAACACCATAGGTATTAATCTATTAGAGTTCACTGGCAACGAGTCCATGATGTTTCTCGAAGATGCTGAAATAGAAGCCGGACAATACGGTCAACTGAGGTTGGTTATGGCCGACGGGTCATACGTTATGACCGACACAAATAGTGACGGCGAGGCCGAGAAGGTGAGCATTCAGGTTCCTTCTAATGAACTTAAATTGGATGGCTTTATTGCCGATGCCGGTGGCAACCTTAACTTTACCGTCGAGTTTGACTTACGCAACTCAATGACAAATCCGGTAGGTCAAAGCCACTATATTCTGAAGCCTCGAGGCGTTCGCTTAGTCGATAACTCTGCAGTTGGCCACTTGAAAGGCTCGGTAGCAGAAGGAGCTCTGCTGTTTAATGAAACCTGCACTGTCGCGCCTGACGATGAGTCACAACCGGTTGCTTACGTTTACCTTTATGAAGGCAGCGACTTAGAAGCTTCAGCGTTAGCCGACAACGGCGGTAACGAAGAGAATGAGCCGTACGCGAGTACAGCGGTCTATTTTGACGGGGTTGATACCTATGACTTCGCTATGGGTTTCATTGCGACCGGCGACTACACCGCTGCTTTAACTTGTAATGATTCGGATAACCCGGAAGCAGATGATGACATAGAGTTTTTCTTAACTGAGAATATTACCATTGAAGCATCAAGTGAGCCGATAGAACTCGAATTCGTTGGTGCAGCAAGCGAGTAA
- a CDS encoding GGDEF domain-containing protein — protein MNNKNKKWVHYCLAASAFYLLVSFGSVSAQPSAENINGVLVNMAMEEQLDDYLNSLGEDEDSKAILFNVLENMSAKTAIATRARAKSYEVSWYYYESETELAFEKLDELLALARESEIADVKAEAQATRVEILQMEGKYGEAFLLLNDVEIPLSNSRMPRVRYYGHNLISRVYADWNRYDDALRHLLLAQDAVNETNNERTPIRQQYLDYSIAIIQSELKNWEGSLKTINKAIQSVKQNELEYDLPDFYLHKSYVEAGMGDRDSSLDSLKKAYDAAIKDNRTYLLPVILNNYGDHYMYEEQWEEARSHLREALELAEEVEDIWMAQTIYFNLGFIDVHQGNTEAGFKEMREAVEFYREEGIKTEVEGLLGELAEAYEFAGQHQNQAETLKQQMELMEELYQSDQQQNLANLQQLYESKDKEQQIELLERQNHLKEQVLKINKQRNMIWLLLGIFAVSSVVFVFFMYRKAQKANLRLKAANSMLADQSLKDPLTGLWNRRALQKEMDERKKHGERRDAATQSDGLILLDLDFFKRINDQFGHAAGDEVLAEVSRRLQMICRDSDKLIRWGGEEFLFLVRNVDDENLKELSERILNELANKPVRFEGYEIRVTTTIGFIRLPFSGVSEKQMDWEKVLQVADMALYMGKAHGRNRACGVTQLHVSYEEAQAILETDLSEALSNKWISMETIEGPEAPQEPL, from the coding sequence ATGAATAATAAAAACAAGAAATGGGTTCACTATTGCTTAGCCGCTTCAGCGTTTTATCTGTTGGTAAGTTTTGGGTCCGTATCAGCTCAGCCTTCGGCAGAAAATATTAACGGTGTTCTGGTTAATATGGCCATGGAGGAGCAGTTGGATGATTATCTTAATTCCCTGGGTGAAGATGAAGACTCCAAAGCCATTTTGTTTAATGTGCTGGAGAATATGTCAGCGAAAACGGCCATAGCGACCCGGGCCAGAGCTAAAAGTTACGAAGTTTCCTGGTATTACTATGAAAGTGAAACAGAGTTAGCCTTTGAAAAGCTGGATGAACTGTTAGCACTTGCCAGAGAAAGTGAAATTGCTGATGTAAAAGCCGAAGCTCAGGCGACTCGAGTTGAGATACTTCAAATGGAAGGTAAATACGGCGAAGCGTTTTTGCTGCTCAACGATGTTGAAATTCCCCTTTCAAACTCACGTATGCCACGGGTTCGTTATTACGGTCATAACCTCATTTCGAGAGTCTATGCTGACTGGAACCGTTACGATGATGCCTTGCGCCACTTGCTGCTGGCTCAGGATGCAGTGAACGAAACAAACAACGAAAGAACGCCCATCCGTCAACAATATTTGGACTACTCAATCGCGATTATTCAGTCTGAGTTGAAAAACTGGGAAGGGTCGCTAAAAACAATTAATAAGGCAATTCAAAGCGTTAAGCAAAACGAGCTGGAATACGACTTGCCTGATTTTTATCTGCATAAGTCTTACGTTGAAGCTGGAATGGGTGATCGCGACTCCTCTCTGGATTCACTTAAAAAAGCGTATGACGCTGCGATTAAAGACAATCGTACGTATTTACTACCCGTTATTCTCAATAATTATGGCGACCACTACATGTATGAAGAACAGTGGGAAGAAGCTCGCAGCCATTTACGAGAAGCCCTGGAGCTGGCCGAAGAAGTCGAAGATATCTGGATGGCACAGACTATCTATTTTAATTTGGGTTTTATTGATGTGCATCAGGGGAATACCGAGGCGGGCTTTAAAGAAATGCGTGAAGCGGTTGAGTTTTACCGTGAAGAAGGCATAAAGACAGAGGTTGAAGGCTTACTTGGTGAGCTTGCCGAAGCCTATGAGTTTGCCGGACAACATCAGAATCAGGCTGAAACTCTGAAGCAACAAATGGAACTGATGGAGGAGCTTTACCAGAGTGACCAGCAGCAGAACCTGGCTAATTTGCAGCAGCTTTATGAAAGCAAAGACAAAGAGCAGCAAATAGAGTTGCTGGAACGCCAAAATCACTTAAAAGAACAAGTACTGAAAATTAACAAACAACGCAATATGATTTGGTTGCTGTTGGGGATCTTTGCCGTATCCTCAGTTGTCTTTGTGTTTTTTATGTACCGTAAAGCACAGAAAGCGAATTTACGCTTAAAAGCGGCGAACAGCATGTTGGCTGATCAGTCGTTAAAAGACCCGCTTACAGGCTTGTGGAATCGGCGTGCACTACAAAAAGAAATGGATGAGCGCAAGAAACATGGCGAGCGTCGTGATGCCGCTACTCAGTCGGATGGCTTGATTCTGCTTGACCTCGACTTTTTCAAACGCATAAACGATCAATTCGGGCATGCGGCGGGGGATGAAGTGTTAGCGGAGGTTAGCCGACGTCTGCAGATGATATGCCGAGACAGCGACAAGCTGATACGCTGGGGCGGGGAAGAGTTTCTCTTTCTGGTTCGCAACGTCGATGATGAGAACTTAAAAGAACTGAGTGAGCGAATACTGAATGAGCTGGCTAATAAGCCTGTTAGGTTTGAAGGTTATGAAATTCGAGTGACAACCACTATTGGTTTTATTCGCTTACCTTTCTCGGGTGTTTCAGAGAAACAAATGGATTGGGAAAAAGTACTTCAGGTTGCTGATATGGCATTATATATGGGCAAAGCACACGGGCGTAACCGTGCTTGTGGGGTTACTCAATTGCATGTGTCGTATGAAGAAGCCCAGGCAATACTCGAAACTGATTTATCTGAGGCATTAAGTAATAAATGGATCTCTATGGAAACCATAGAGGGTCCTGAAGCGCCTCAAGAGCCATTATGA